Proteins co-encoded in one Cydia strobilella chromosome 14, ilCydStro3.1, whole genome shotgun sequence genomic window:
- the LOC134747136 gene encoding fibroin light chain-like translates to MLSFALVLLVASSAFAAPSVSVSQYGINEIAPVPDNGRLVSSYLTDRSFEILDGGETTVYTMTVQQIVNDLANQNDAASQALAVSQTIAFLGEVVTGRTGDPCEFAAVANAVASGNAGAIKQAVGNFIGRLQTSIDLIVQSANNPNSLRYVSGPREKCAAEGRAYQFEAAWDAVLNAASPYTLPLVNEEYCAAKRLYSSFNSRSNNVAAAVTAAAVPQVVSVIQRALTPAANFLRAVASGGNPAQAAAILKSALVQAASA, encoded by the exons ATGCTGTCTTTCGCTTTGGTATTACTCGTCGCTTCG aGCGCGTTCGCCGCGCCATCAGTCTCTGTATCCCAATATGGAATCAACGAGATCGCTCCAGTCCCTGACAATGGCAGACTCGTCTCCAG CTACCTGACCGACCGTTCCTTCGAGATCCTCGACGGTGGCGAAACCACCGTCTACACCATGACTGTGCAACAAATCGTGAATGACCTCGCCAACCAGAACGACGCCGCTAGCCAAGCCCTGGCCGTGTCCCAAACCATCGCCTTTCTCGGAGAGGTCGTCACCGGCCGCACTGGTGACCCTTGCGAATTTGCGGCT GTCGCCAACGCTGTCGCCTCCGGCAACGCCGGCGCCATCAAACAAGCCGTCGGCAACTTCATCGGCCGTCTGCAAACCAGCATCGACCTGATCGTGCAATCCGCCAACAACCCTAATTCTCTCCGTTACGTT TCAGGACCACGCGAAAAGTGCGCTGCAGAAGGCAGAGCCTACCAATTCGAAGCAGCTTGGGATGCTGTCCTTAACGCTGCTAGCCCATACACTCTCCC ACTCGTGAACGAGGAGTACTGCGCCGCTAAGCGTCTGTACAGCTCCTTCAACAGTCGCAGCAACAACGTCGCAGCCGCCGTCACCGCCGCGGCCGTGCCACAAGTCGTGTCCGTCATCCAACGCGCTCTGACCCCAGCTGCCAAC TTCCTCCGCGCTGTCGCCTCAGGAGGAAACCCAGCTCAAGCCGCTGCCATCCTCAAATCCGCCCTCGTCCAAGCCGCTAGCGCTTAA